A window of Rhipicephalus microplus isolate Deutch F79 chromosome 8, USDA_Rmic, whole genome shotgun sequence genomic DNA:
TCTCTACGTGCCGTTCAGAATCTAAACGGTGGACAAACTGGGAAACAAGTACGTGCGCATGTACGAAGAAAAGAAAATCCTGATCGCTTCTAAACGGCGCAAGCACAACCCCGCTGATGACGGCGCCATTGAGGCCCAACTCATCGAGCAATATCAGCAGGAACAAGACTTCAGATCAGGCGCCGCGGAAGACGAAGATGTGTGGCCGATTTTTGCGAGGTTTTACCAATAACCGTTGGAGATTCACGCCAGTCTtcagcattcacttcgtagaGATGGCGTGCATTTTGTTTTTCTTAGTCGTGAGACATAAACGGGGGATCCGCTGTAATAAACTCACCGCGTGTCCACCCGTATACCCATCAGACTCTCACTGTAGCAGATGTTGGTTACGTTGGGACCTCCGGTTGCGATACTTTTGGCCCTGTCGCTTCTGGCTCGGCTCAGTACGTTCACCATGGTGAGTGCCTGGCTTATTTCTTGCTGATTGGGATCTGTGTAGTTGAAGTTGTTCATGAAGATGGCGTCGGGTATGGTTCCGGAGTCGTCCATGGGTGCGTGCATCTGGTACACGTTGGCCAGCACGTTACCCTTTACCTGCGTCCCGTAAGGACCACTGCGCAATATGACCGCTGTCGAGCCTGCGGGAAGCGCCGAATCGCGTAATTAGGCACTGCACTGTTAAGCGTACTTTGAGCAGGGCTTCCGTTAAAGACAGGACAGAATACTTTAGTGCGTAGCGTTTCAATTTACGGTGAAGTGGAGCTCTTCTAAATGAATGTTCTACATTTACAGCAATCATACGTTTAAAGTAAACTTAAAACATGGCGCTTTGGGTAGGCCTTTATTTCAGCCGGACAGAGTCAAAAGAAGATAACCGCATGCTGTGTAGCTATAGTCGAGCCTCTTTGGGCGTCATTCAGAAGCTCATGTAGAAGTGAGACTCGGAATAGGTGTATCGTTACAATTCAACAGGTTGCCGGATGTTAAGATGGATTAGAAAGTTCTGCTATTAAAACTGAAATAAAAGCTTCTTTACCGAAAACTGAACATTAGAAATAGGTTGAAAATCAAGGCATTTTGAGTATGCAAAATAGTTATCTATGAAGCATACTGAAAGCATGACGTCAGTGCTTGCGATTGTTCCCTGCTATGCATCTTATCCCCAATTGCGCTATCTCTTGAAGACGGATTAATAACTGGCCAGGTCTCACACATTGCTTCAATCAAATTAGTGCTATTCATCCAAACATTTATCTTTTCACTATGCCGACATAATTAAGCACCATCTTTGCGCACAGACAAATCCTGATGCAGCTTACAGATTCGACACCCACTTTTGGCGGTGACTAGTTGGTCGATGATGTCGAAGCACGCCTTCACTGCGTCGGCTGTCTCGTTTCCCTTCAGGTAGAACTCGTAGCCTTTCAGATGAAGCATCTTCATGCGAACCAGGAGATCGGCGATGGTTGTTTGCGGGCACTGGTCACTGTCGATGGTCAAGTAGAGGCGCGAGTGACTCGCGGCAGCCTTCAAGAATTCCCGCTGGCTTCTCTCTGCATGAGCCAGTTTTTGTGCCCCATTATTGGGATTCCTTAATACGTGCAAAATCATGTCTCAGTGATCCCTCTTACAATTTGAGAACACTGGTGTACTGGTCGACCATAATTACTCACATAGATCCAGGACTCGTTGCATCGGTGTGCTAAGATTGTAATGAATGTTTTCCGCCTGTGTCTTCCTGTCATAGTCTGTGGATCACTGGAAAGTGCAATGAATTATAAAATACCACTCGAACTTAATTTAATTTCTAGTGGCCCAGTGGTTGGTAATGGGGTCTTTTCCCTTGCTCTTGTAGGGGGCAGTGCGCTTCGCGTCCGCCGAAGACGAACAGAAAAAGAAGCTCGGACAACATGGCTGTAGCATAAGCTCAGTCATTCGATAAATAAATGTCCACGTTGAGCCGTTTCCTCGAACAAGTTTGTGACCCCGAGGTATTGCGCACACGCCACCCTATAACCACCACAGTTTGAACGGCGTGGTAGAGCGATAAAACTGCTCTACCATGCCGTACTAGGTCTCTTTGTACTAGGTCTCCGCACTGCGATGAAAAAAGACAAGCAGTGCTTATCCACAGAGCAACCCTCATACCACCACAGTTCGAACGGCATGGTAAAAAGGTAGAACGCTTCTGCCGTCAACTGTAGGTATCACTGTGCGggagagactcaacaacttcaTGGACACAGCGCCTGTCTTTGTTTCTATTAGGTCTCCGCTCTGCGATGAAAAAAACGAGCAGTGTTCATCCACAATGCAACCCTCTAACCACCACAGTTCGAACGACAGGGTAGATTGGTAGAACGTTTCTGCCGTCAACTAAAGGCATGACTGTGGTGGAGATACTCAACAATTTCATCAAGAGAGCGCCTGTCTTTCTACTAGGTCTCCACACTGcgatggaaaaaaaaagacaagcagtGCTCATCCACAGAGCCTGTTTTCAGCACGACACTTCAATTACCCAGCGAGTTCTTTGCTTCGAAGCCGGCATCAGTTGAGTTACACTCTTACACTGACCACCTGTCAACTACTATGGTTACAGTTGTACCACTGCCGACTCGGCATGATAGCAAGACCGTTCTTAGGAGCCCATCATCACTTCATACCAGTAATGTCTCCATCCATAACGACGCTACGCGTACTCCATTACAAGCACTTTATGGCGGTTTTTCAAATTCCCAAGTGCGATCCTAAGTACTTAGTTCTCCTGGTTAACTGACACGCAGGGACAATTTCTAGAGGCTGTTTGAAGCCAGCTTACGTGGATGCTGCAAACGCTATATCAAGAATATAAACTGCTCGACGGCATTGTTTTTATCGCTAGGGGCTCATCATCTGATGAATAAATGATCTTTTCTTACCCTTCTGCTCCCACACTCTGACAACACATACCTTCAGCGAGTTGTCTGTTGAGTAGGTAATGATTCATTATATGCAACTAGGTGATTCGCTCGCCTAGTTACGACTCGCCTAGTTGAATACAGCTTAGCCGCAAAACGTGGACAAGGAAATAGCAGCTGACATAGCATAGCTGGTAAAGCGTGGCGTACGTAATGCAGTCACCAGCCACTTTATCTTTCAAACATTTTATTTCAAGGTACATAAACTCGTTTAAGCAATAATATCGTAGTCACATCATTTCTGTGGTTACAACCTTGTCCTCCTATTAAGGTTAACACGCGTTAATCGCTCTTACCGGTGTGTTCAGCCAGTGCCTGTGACACTGATGATGGCATGCCTGGACCTGGGTACCTCGGCATCTCGCCTTTATTAGCGCTGCCACCGAGCATTGACGAGTGACACCATCGGACAGGAAATTCATTTAACTTATATCGACAGTACTAAAAGTTGAGCGAAGTGGTACTGACTTGTGGCTACTTTTCGCGCGATGTACACACAGGCGAGAAGAAAGGTACTGCGGCCGCAAACTAACAactcgttcactgaaaataacAAAATGCACTCTTATCTTCAACACTAAAAACGCCCCCCGACGTAGTTCCTGAACATCTACGACATAAAACTAAAGGTGAAACTGGGGTTTACCAGAAATTGTTAGTTTAATCTTGTAGGTGTTCAGGACACAGTCGGAGGTGTTTGTAAGCCTCGAAGACAAAactgcattttgttttttttttttcaataatttagTTGTGAGCTTGCGCCCACGGTGTCTCTTCACGCTCATGTGTATTTTGCGCAAAGAATATCCGTGAATCATTTACTTAGTTTAAACGTTCGTGGAGGTACTGACGTAGTTGAGCTATGCAGTCAAAAGGTGCCGGGCCACATAGCCAGCTCTGCAAGGCTGTTCAGCATAACAACAAGGCACGCTATGTGTGAGTAATTCCTCGAATGTTCGCCTTTGCTTCAAGTTTGGTACTGGGCCTGATATGTTTCACTCGAAACACCAATACAGGTTGTGTCAAGCGTGTCAATTACGGGTAAAAAAAAATCCGGTGTATGTCTTCAGACATCTTAAAAGAAAGCATATGTTTAAATATACGTTTCCTGCATACGGCGTCattattttaggggtgaagctccttctGGTGTGTGTATCGTTCCTACGTAGTAGTAGTATGTTGTGGTAGTAGCCACGTCTAGTTAGTTTTTTAAATTGCTCACAACATTCATTGACTCTTTGGATATGCTGGGAACGTTTTGAGCATGGCTATCTCTCTCTTTATGTCTACGCTTGTTTGAAGTGTGTAAATGTATGTCTTATGTTTTTCAGTAGAATCTCATCTTAATTTGCTATTATACCGATAGAAACATGCTTTTGTTTACTATGTACGAGTACATTGCCCAAAATGTATGTGAACGCTGCCTTGTGTACAAAACCCCCCGGCACCTTCAAGCAGCATTTTCGCCACATTTCACCTGCAATTACCCGTACAAGGATTGTTTTTAAAATACACTTTCTTGACTCTTGATAACTTGATTGATTTTGCACAAGGTTTAAACTTACTCCAGCTGCATAAGGGCACCTCACCGCGCTCTTTGATGTCTGTGCCCCAGGGTGCCAAGACGAGGTGCGAGCAGAATTCAGTGGCCGGTTGAACCACGTCGTTCCATAGGTCTTTACTACGCATTCGGCAGATAAGGAACGGCCGCCTGGGAGCTGGGGAAAGAACATTATGTGTGTCTAGAAGCAATCCTCagcttcacagaaaaaaaaaggccttccACTTACGTATGCGTACCTTATACACTCGAAATGCAggaaaatttatttatttctgacccccgtattcacaaacgctcttcgactcgactttcacccttcacttgacagaggcgagcactgcgccacagctcggctcaaaaatgacgctgcgcttctcaagaatcgcagcagattatcgctgatatggaGTGACCTGCCATGCCTAGtaacggcgctcccatcggctttctcaagggAAGTTGAGGCGTTGAGTGAACGGATGTTTTataatacgggggtaagatttgGAATTTTTAAGGCTGTGGTCGAAAAGCATCTCACTGGATTGAATTGGGCAGCGATCCCTCCAAATTAGCGGCACAGGCAACTTGCTtattaccattattattattagtgtCGATGGTGATCACTGGACAGTGCACACTATACCATAGCAAAAGATTGCCGtcgttcgcgtttcatttgaagCTTACAGTACAACCAAACATGAACAAGAAAAATACATTTTAGCAACGCGAACACTAAATTCTTAAAAAAGTTACTCTACAAGTTCGAATAAAAGCCTACTATATACAACgggcacaggactgagttgacaggtggaacatgggagaggcctttgtccggcagtggacgtagtcaagctgatgatgatgatgatatacgaggcctgaacaatatatatatatatatatatatatatatatatatatatatatatatatatatatatatatagagagagagagagagagagagagagagaggggaagagaagaaacacaacttagcggttgtcctaattttattaccaacggtttcgaccggtCCACCAGTCaaaaccgttggtaataaaagtaggacaaccgctaagttgtgtttcttctcttcccaagttcccaagtacgtttggcccattggaAAAACTTCTCCAGTATAtaatacatgtatatatatatatatatatatatatatatatatatatatatatatatgacatctaacagacaataatgccaaagaatttATAGGGAAGGCATGagacccaattgtaatgtaaatgtgaagaaagaaaagggggtgaaaagataacttgccgttagcaggaactgaacctgtgaccttcgaataacgcgttcgatgctctaccagtgagctaccacggcggttattctctcagccactttattgggtttatatgtgaatttaaacgtgcgagtgtcagtcagcgccccctgtagccatggcggcgagtgtggcacactcttaatgagcctgttttgcgtcacgttGTACGTGAGCTTATTCCGAGCCGgcggctgaccaatagtccctcgtaaacaacccaacggcaccaagtctgccagtacacacacacacacacacacacacacacacacacacatatatatatatatatatatatatatatatatatatatatatatatatatatatatatatatatatatatatatatatatatatatatatatatatatatatatatggatagcCCCCTGGATAGCCACcgtgatagctgagtggttagagcatcgaatgcgttattcgaaggtggtaggttcgaatcctgctcacgacaagtcattttttcacccacttttttttcttatttacattacattggttctaataactgccgctatacattgcttggcatttttgtctgttagatctcattattattgtgtcaaaacacggaaaaacgaacccttatgTATAAAACTTCTTTACCttatatcgtcatcatcatcatcatcagcctgactacgtccactgcaggacaaaggcctctcccatgttccgccagttaacccggtcctgtgcttgctgctgccaatttatacccgcaaacttcttaatctcatctgcccacctaaccttctgtcttcccctaacccgcttcccttctctgggaatccagtcagttacccttaatgaccagcggttatcctgtctacgcgctacatgccctgcccatgtccatttcttcttcttgatttcagctatgatatccttaacccccgtttgttccctaatccactctgctctcttcttgtctcttaaggttacacctaccatttttctttccattgctcgctgcgtcgtcctcaatttaagctgaaccctctttgtaagtctccaggtttctgctccgtagctgagtaccggcaagatacagctgttatataccttcctcttgagggatagtggcaatccacctgtcataatttgagagtgcttgccgaatgtgctccaccccattcttattcttctagttacttcaatctcgtggttcggctctgcggttattacctgccctaagtagacatagtcttttacaacttcaagtgcactattacctatctggaaGCACTGCTCCTAgtagcggcgatggcgtagtggttagagcacccgcctcgcatgcaagaggtccgtggttcaaatcccggtaccgcgcagttcccaaccggaataaaaaaaaataataaaaaaaatccgcgtgttgatggaactgcattaagaggcctggggtgcggcctcaccggcaaacaccgccgagaacgcactccctcaccagagaaggattggccaccctggtgcagtatctggccactacctcccacat
This region includes:
- the LOC142768655 gene encoding uncharacterized protein LOC142768655 isoform X1; amino-acid sequence: MRSKDLWNDVVQPATEFCSHLVLAPWGTDIKERGEVPLCSWKRSQREFLKAAASHSRLYLTIDSDQCPQTTIADLLVRMKMLHLKGYEFYLKGNETADAVKACFDIIDQLVTAKSSTAVILRSGPYGTQVKGNVLANVYQMHAPMDDSGTIPDAIFMNNFNYTDPNQQEISQALTMVNVLSRARSDRAKSIATGGPNVTNICYSESLMGIRVDTRAVLRYSKICEIVQCCSTVKPPQRNDLSRSRIVSVKKGGRYFVSYDDAATLEEKANDIDDLTGGRFCIAADDADADDFHGKCGDKAALLSKMAQLARKRNTAYTTFVS
- the LOC142768655 gene encoding uncharacterized protein LOC142768655 isoform X2, giving the protein MRSKDLWNDVVQPATEFCSHLVLAPWGTDIKERERSQREFLKAAASHSRLYLTIDSDQCPQTTIADLLVRMKMLHLKGYEFYLKGNETADAVKACFDIIDQLVTAKSSTAVILRSGPYGTQVKGNVLANVYQMHAPMDDSGTIPDAIFMNNFNYTDPNQQEISQALTMVNVLSRARSDRAKSIATGGPNVTNICYSESLMGIRVDTRAVLRYSKICEIVQCCSTVKPPQRNDLSRSRIVSVKKGGRYFVSYDDAATLEEKANDIDDLTGGRFCIAADDADADDFHGKCGDKAALLSKMAQLARKRNTAYTTFVS